A window of Desulfovermiculus halophilus DSM 18834 contains these coding sequences:
- a CDS encoding sulfotransferase family protein, which yields MQYTPVIIIGAPRSGTNMLRDVLTSLPAVKTWPCDEINYIWRHGNVRYPSDEFRPDMARPGVRGYIRKQFDWVARKYKAQTVVEKTCANSLRVGFVDQVVPDAKYIFIHRDGLDAVGSAIKRWKAKLDIPYLARKARFVPASDLPFYGSLFVWNRIHRLLSKEKRLTVWGPKLDYMQELMQKHPYQKRPHCYE from the coding sequence ATGCAATACACCCCAGTGATCATCATTGGCGCTCCCCGCTCCGGCACAAACATGCTGCGCGATGTGCTGACTTCTTTGCCCGCGGTGAAAACCTGGCCGTGCGATGAGATCAACTATATCTGGCGGCATGGCAATGTGCGCTATCCTTCGGATGAATTCAGGCCGGATATGGCCAGGCCGGGGGTAAGAGGCTATATCCGGAAACAGTTTGACTGGGTGGCCAGGAAGTACAAGGCACAGACTGTGGTGGAAAAGACCTGCGCCAATTCTTTGCGGGTGGGGTTTGTGGACCAGGTGGTGCCGGATGCCAAGTATATATTTATCCACCGGGACGGATTGGATGCGGTTGGTTCGGCTATCAAACGATGGAAGGCGAAACTGGACATCCCCTACCTGGCCCGCAAAGCACGCTTTGTGCCTGCCTCTGATCTGCCCTTTTATGGCTCTCTTTTTGTATGGAACCGGATCCACCGCCTGCTCTCCAAGGAAAAGCGCCTGACTGTGTGGGGTCCGAAGCTGGATTATATGCAGGAGCTAATGCAAAAGCATCCCTATCAGAAAAGACCGCACTGCTATGAGTGA
- a CDS encoding type II toxin-antitoxin system RelE family toxin, whose translation MTYTIEILRSAQKKLSKIERKEQSRIIEAIRKLAENPRPPGCKKLSGRPAWRIRVGSCRVIYEVQDDSLLVLVIDIGHRREIYRK comes from the coding sequence GTGACATATACGATTGAGATCCTGCGCTCTGCCCAGAAAAAACTCTCAAAGATTGAGCGCAAGGAGCAGTCGCGTATCATTGAAGCAATCCGAAAATTAGCAGAGAATCCCCGGCCACCTGGATGCAAAAAACTTTCCGGCAGGCCAGCTTGGCGAATTCGAGTTGGATCTTGTCGCGTGATATATGAAGTGCAGGATGATAGTTTGCTGGTTTTGGTCATTGATATTGGTCACCGTAGGGAAATTTATCGAAAATAA
- a CDS encoding glycosyltransferase family 4 protein: protein MSHIVILGAKPKSLINFRGDLIKSLVHTGHRVTAMSAPAEAEIVQGIQELGAEFRSYPVNRRGLSPVQDMRTMLSLRRAFAELRPDIVLAYTIKPVIWGGLALSGRKDTRFYAMIEGLGYAFQEASWKRKLLNNIVSFLYKTSLKKAQKVIFLNPDNLKVFLSRHIIDESKSMIVDGIGIDLEKYSQTSLPLSAPVFLSIGRLLGEKGFREFFQAAKQVKDKYPQARFQILGGEDPSSDGISLSEIKEWEEQGVVEYLGVTDDVRPYIAGCHVYVLASYYGEGLPRTIIEAMAIGRPIITTDNVGCRETVDFGGRRSDVGGRMSDVGSRKSEIGRRRSDVGEGNEEESRCRIRQGKNGFLVPVKDPNSLARAMECFIQEPELAEKMGRESRRMAEERFDVRIINQQMMKILGT, encoded by the coding sequence GTGTCCCACATCGTAATCCTCGGAGCCAAGCCAAAATCGCTGATCAATTTCCGCGGCGATCTTATCAAAAGCCTTGTCCATACCGGACATCGGGTCACGGCCATGTCCGCCCCGGCTGAGGCCGAGATTGTGCAAGGTATCCAGGAGTTGGGGGCTGAGTTTCGCTCCTATCCGGTCAACAGGCGGGGGCTGAGCCCTGTGCAGGATATGCGGACCATGCTCTCTTTGCGCAGGGCCTTTGCAGAGCTTAGACCGGATATTGTGCTGGCATACACCATCAAGCCGGTGATCTGGGGCGGGCTGGCCCTATCTGGCAGAAAGGATACGAGATTCTATGCAATGATCGAAGGATTGGGCTATGCTTTTCAAGAAGCCTCTTGGAAGAGAAAACTTCTTAATAACATCGTATCATTTCTGTATAAAACTTCATTGAAAAAAGCCCAAAAAGTTATTTTTCTTAATCCAGACAACCTAAAAGTCTTTCTTTCTAGGCACATTATTGATGAATCCAAAAGCATGATAGTCGACGGAATAGGTATAGATTTAGAAAAATATAGTCAAACATCCCTGCCCTTATCTGCTCCGGTCTTCTTAAGCATCGGCCGCCTGCTGGGGGAAAAGGGCTTTCGGGAGTTTTTCCAGGCCGCAAAGCAGGTCAAGGACAAGTATCCCCAGGCCAGATTTCAGATCCTGGGAGGCGAAGATCCATCCTCGGACGGGATTTCGTTATCAGAGATCAAAGAATGGGAAGAGCAGGGGGTGGTGGAATATCTGGGTGTGACAGACGACGTCCGGCCCTATATTGCTGGCTGTCATGTCTATGTATTGGCCTCATACTATGGAGAAGGACTGCCCAGGACGATTATAGAAGCTATGGCCATTGGGCGACCCATTATTACCACTGATAACGTTGGCTGCCGGGAGACTGTGGATTTCGGAGGTCGGAGGTCGGATGTCGGAGGCCGGATGTCGGACGTCGGAAGTCGGAAGTCGGAGATCGGACGTCGGAGGTCGGACGTCGGTGAAGGGAATGAGGAAGAGAGCCGATGCAGAATTAGGCAGGGGAAGAACGGATTTCTGGTGCCGGTCAAGGATCCAAATAGCCTGGCCAGGGCCATGGAGTGTTTTATTCAAGAACCGGAGCTGGCGGAGAAAATGGGCCGAGAAAGCCGGCGAATGGCTGAAGAGAGATTTGATGTCCGGATTATCAATCAGCAGATGATGAAGATTTTGGGAACTTAG
- a CDS encoding UPF0175 family protein, whose product MPTLTMEFPESVFSAIQADPQEFSRQMLIAAAVKWYELGRISQNKGAEIAGLSRAQFIDALSQSQVSPLQITPDSLDQELADAG is encoded by the coding sequence GTGCCGACACTAACCATGGAATTTCCCGAATCCGTTTTTTCAGCAATCCAGGCTGATCCGCAGGAATTCAGCAGACAAATGCTCATTGCCGCCGCAGTCAAGTGGTATGAGCTAGGCAGAATTTCGCAAAATAAGGGCGCTGAAATAGCTGGCCTCTCAAGAGCCCAGTTTATTGATGCCTTGTCCCAATCTCAAGTCTCTCCCTTGCAGATTACGCCTGATAGCCTTGACCAGGAACTGGCTGATGCTGGTTGA
- a CDS encoding UPF0175 family protein: MLVEKYDYRRAMPMSLLTIDIPESAFRSLKIPEDQWPAFFRSTVAVSLYREGRLSLGKAKELAGLENKWEMIQLLNERGVDLHYTARDAKEDLDTLNRILA, translated from the coding sequence ATGCTGGTTGAAAAATATGATTATAGGAGGGCTATGCCCATGTCGTTGTTAACTATAGACATACCTGAGTCTGCTTTCAGGTCACTTAAAATACCAGAAGACCAATGGCCGGCTTTTTTTCGTAGCACAGTGGCGGTTTCACTTTACAGAGAAGGCAGACTCTCTTTAGGCAAAGCAAAAGAACTTGCCGGACTTGAAAATAAATGGGAAATGATACAGCTTCTCAATGAAAGAGGCGTTGACCTTCATTACACCGCCAGGGATGCAAAAGAAGATCTGGATACCCTGAACAGGATCCTGGCGTGA
- a CDS encoding DUF3368 domain-containing protein yields the protein MKLRVVSNATPLIALSRIRRFHLLRDLFSEVIIPSAVYEEVVSAGRGRAGGPEVENAQWIIHHQVKNKDLVTFLSISLDAGEAEAIALAKEINADLVLLDDNDGRNIAGSVGIHFTGTIGFLLRYYQGQPADFKEALDELLAQGFRLSKVEYQKILEQA from the coding sequence GTGAAATTAAGAGTCGTTTCCAACGCAACCCCCCTGATAGCCCTTTCCCGAATCAGACGCTTTCACTTGCTGCGGGATTTGTTCAGTGAAGTCATCATACCGTCTGCGGTATATGAAGAAGTGGTGAGTGCGGGCAGGGGGCGTGCCGGTGGGCCGGAAGTTGAAAATGCCCAGTGGATCATCCATCATCAGGTAAAAAACAAAGATCTGGTTACTTTTTTGAGTATATCTCTTGATGCCGGTGAAGCCGAAGCGATTGCCTTAGCCAAAGAAATAAATGCAGACCTGGTATTGTTGGACGATAATGATGGCCGGAATATCGCCGGATCAGTCGGGATCCATTTTACAGGTACCATTGGTTTTCTGCTTCGTTATTATCAGGGGCAGCCAGCAGATTTTAAAGAAGCCCTGGATGAACTGCTGGCCCAAGGGTTTCGCTTAAGTAAAGTAGAATACCAGAAGATTCTTGAACAGGCATGA
- a CDS encoding heparinase II/III family protein produces the protein MPKPDASLKPQSAWQDAALFFGWYKSPLENGPPEWHANPFTGTRIPHPDRPWWKLADFDPAVGDIKAIWEASRFDWVLAFAQRARTGDHDSLKRLNSWLAGWCRANPVYLGPNWKCGQEASIRVMHLAIAALILGQDTSAEKDLIHLVEAHLARIYPTLSYALAQDNNHGTSEAAALFMGGNWCALHGIKQGKRWERMGRKCLENRARRLIEPDGSFSQYSVNYHRLMLDTLCMAEIWRRAKGLEGFSALFYERAKAAALWLYALVEPESGDAPNLGSNDGARLLPLTDADFRDFRPSVELAMALFAGGRAYGQDGWHALHLSWLDVKENEYVAQQPGSTQFDHGGYCVLRRGPWMVLFKYPRYRFRPSHCDALHLDLWHGSTNVLRDAGSYSYNAEKAWQEYFSSTAAHNTIEFDARDQMPGISRFLKGAWLQTDKIEHVSTVGDEHFVAAGYQDYLGSRHYRKITLSSDGCLVVDTISRMQNKAVLRWRLVPDSWQIKDTSVLGSHFKLTVQASIPVKRFELSQGWESRYYLHCRPLPVLEVEVDQACTITTKIGSVI, from the coding sequence GTGCCCAAACCAGATGCCTCGCTCAAGCCCCAAAGCGCCTGGCAGGATGCGGCGCTTTTTTTTGGCTGGTATAAGAGCCCGCTGGAAAACGGCCCGCCTGAGTGGCATGCCAATCCTTTTACCGGCACGCGCATTCCCCATCCGGACAGACCCTGGTGGAAACTGGCGGATTTTGATCCCGCAGTGGGCGATATAAAGGCCATCTGGGAGGCCTCTCGGTTTGACTGGGTATTGGCCTTTGCCCAGCGGGCCAGGACAGGTGATCATGACTCCCTTAAGCGCCTAAATTCCTGGCTTGCGGGCTGGTGCAGGGCTAATCCCGTATATCTGGGTCCGAACTGGAAGTGCGGGCAGGAGGCATCCATCCGGGTGATGCATCTGGCCATAGCCGCGCTCATATTAGGACAGGACACCTCGGCAGAAAAGGATCTTATCCACTTGGTAGAGGCCCACCTGGCCCGAATCTATCCCACCCTGTCCTATGCCCTGGCCCAGGACAACAACCACGGGACTTCAGAGGCGGCTGCCCTTTTTATGGGCGGGAACTGGTGTGCCCTGCACGGAATCAAACAGGGAAAGCGCTGGGAGAGGATGGGGCGCAAATGCTTGGAAAACAGGGCCAGGCGCTTGATCGAACCGGACGGGAGCTTTAGCCAGTATTCTGTGAATTATCACCGGTTGATGCTGGACACCTTGTGCATGGCGGAAATCTGGCGGCGTGCAAAGGGTCTTGAAGGGTTTTCCGCCCTATTTTACGAGCGGGCCAAAGCGGCCGCCTTGTGGCTTTATGCCCTGGTGGAGCCGGAAAGCGGTGATGCGCCCAACCTGGGATCAAATGACGGGGCCAGGCTTTTGCCTCTGACGGATGCAGACTTCCGGGACTTTCGGCCCAGTGTGGAGCTGGCTATGGCCCTGTTTGCTGGTGGCCGGGCCTATGGGCAAGACGGCTGGCATGCGCTGCATCTTTCGTGGCTGGATGTAAAGGAAAATGAATATGTGGCCCAACAGCCAGGTTCAACCCAATTTGATCATGGCGGATACTGTGTTCTGCGCCGCGGTCCCTGGATGGTCCTTTTCAAATATCCGAGATATCGTTTCCGCCCCAGCCATTGCGATGCCCTGCACCTGGATCTGTGGCATGGATCAACAAACGTGCTGCGCGATGCAGGATCCTACAGCTACAATGCAGAAAAAGCGTGGCAGGAGTATTTCTCGAGTACTGCTGCGCATAACACCATAGAGTTTGATGCCAGGGACCAGATGCCCGGGATCAGTCGGTTTCTTAAGGGCGCCTGGCTGCAGACAGATAAAATAGAGCATGTGAGCACAGTCGGTGATGAGCATTTTGTTGCTGCCGGCTATCAGGATTACCTGGGCAGCAGACACTATAGGAAAATTACATTATCCAGTGATGGCTGCCTAGTTGTGGACACTATTAGCAGGATGCAGAATAAGGCTGTCCTGAGGTGGCGTCTTGTTCCGGACAGCTGGCAAATAAAGGACACATCGGTTCTTGGATCACACTTTAAATTGACAGTGCAGGCGAGCATTCCGGTCAAGCGCTTTGAGCTTAGTCAGGGCTGGGAATCCCGCTATTACCTGCATTGCAGGCCTTTGCCCGTACTTGAAGTTGAAGTTGACCAGGCATGCACCATAACCACAAAAATAGGTAGTGTCATCTAG
- a CDS encoding glycosyltransferase family 4 protein, whose translation MSTSRPPRGAGGTRSYEMARRLIANGHEVTMVCGVGDRGESELDGPFRAGRREGMIDGIQVIELALPYSNRDSFLRRTLTFLRFALRSIGIALRRDYDLVFATTTPLTAGIPGIFARWLRRKPFVFEVRDLWPELPRAMGVITNPVILTMMSFLEWSSYRSADRLIGLSPGIVKGIQKRGVDAQRITMIPNGCDIDLFQAEGSPWRPEGVAGNDLMAVFAGAHGIANGLHAVLDAAKELKKRQRQDIKIVLIGDGMQKPALEDRARLEGLSNVVFHGLVKKSDLAGLFQETDIGMQILANVPAFYYGTSPNKFFDYLANGLPVLNNYPGWVADLIQEYSCGFAVPPEDPAAFADALEYAADNRDELVRMGENSKRLALERFHRDILGRQFVEWLEGAVG comes from the coding sequence ATCAGTACTTCAAGACCCCCCCGGGGGGCCGGGGGAACAAGGTCGTATGAGATGGCCCGGAGGCTGATAGCCAACGGGCATGAAGTGACCATGGTTTGCGGAGTCGGGGATCGCGGCGAATCAGAGCTTGACGGCCCTTTCCGGGCTGGCCGGCGTGAAGGTATGATCGACGGCATCCAGGTGATTGAGCTTGCCCTGCCCTATTCCAACCGGGACTCTTTTCTGCGCCGCACCCTCACCTTTCTGCGCTTTGCCCTGCGCTCCATTGGAATTGCCCTGCGCAGGGATTATGATCTGGTTTTTGCCACCACCACTCCCTTGACTGCGGGCATACCCGGGATCTTTGCCCGCTGGCTCAGGCGCAAGCCCTTTGTATTCGAGGTTCGCGATCTCTGGCCTGAGCTGCCTCGGGCCATGGGGGTGATCACAAATCCTGTGATCCTGACCATGATGAGCTTTCTGGAATGGAGCAGCTACCGGTCAGCGGACAGATTAATTGGCTTGTCGCCCGGGATTGTGAAGGGCATCCAAAAACGCGGAGTGGATGCTCAACGCATCACCATGATCCCCAATGGATGCGATATCGATCTCTTTCAGGCTGAAGGATCTCCCTGGCGTCCAGAGGGCGTGGCTGGCAATGATCTGATGGCGGTCTTTGCCGGGGCCCACGGTATTGCCAATGGCCTGCACGCAGTCCTTGACGCAGCAAAGGAGCTGAAAAAAAGACAGCGCCAGGACATAAAAATTGTGCTCATCGGAGATGGAATGCAGAAACCGGCCCTTGAAGACCGGGCTCGCTTAGAAGGACTCAGCAATGTTGTATTCCATGGCTTGGTAAAAAAGTCCGACCTGGCAGGCCTTTTTCAAGAGACGGATATCGGGATGCAGATTCTGGCCAATGTGCCTGCTTTCTATTACGGAACATCTCCGAACAAATTCTTTGATTATCTGGCCAACGGCCTGCCGGTGCTCAACAACTATCCCGGCTGGGTGGCAGATTTGATTCAGGAGTACAGCTGCGGGTTTGCAGTGCCTCCAGAAGATCCAGCTGCGTTTGCTGATGCGCTGGAATATGCAGCAGACAATCGGGATGAGCTGGTCAGGATGGGGGAAAACAGCAAGCGTCTGGCCCTGGAGCGCTTTCATCGAGACATTTTGGGCCGGCAGTTTGTGGAATGGCTTGAGGGAGCGGTGGGCTGA
- a CDS encoding IS1634 family transposase, which translates to MAHLHKKVKQGKTYYYIREMARVQGKPKVVNQIYLGSVERIMEIALGQQKTDLSRIQVQEFGSLFLAHFVDQHIDLAQIVDSVIPPRPREKGPTLGEYFLYAAFNRMIEPRSKLGLPAWYKNLAVHQVRPVDTSALTSQRYWAKWDRVDQDSIQEISKLFFNKINEIEPIDANCFLFDTTNYFHYMDSKTPSELFARGKNKEGKHWLRQIGLALLVARDSQIPIFYREYEGNCHDSKLFNRLLDEIFASLEALGQTNPKLTVVVDKGMNSEPNMQTIDQQQGLEFITTYSPAFAEELIRKDIKFFAPVDTPKNRELAAKDQEDDQMVAWRTTGQYWGGLRTVVVTYNPRTAAKQRYNFEKKLRRLQNGLFEIRSKVRGGRKNWTTKHQVLHYYKELCDSLYIPKDLYDLDFRTSNNKLQLYFRKNHYRINKHIARFGKNIIVTSHHDLSTDDIVKASLDRYQVENAFRQTKAGEFGNFRPMWSRGTRETDSKIRCHIFSCIVALTYLRLLTLWLNRAGIDCTPDSAMQSMRNLSSCLCWHSGKRKPIRMIEEPDPEQAAILAVLGHQVENGVLHAVRP; encoded by the coding sequence ATGGCCCACTTGCATAAGAAAGTAAAGCAGGGAAAGACCTACTACTACATCCGGGAGATGGCCCGGGTGCAGGGCAAACCCAAGGTCGTCAACCAGATCTATCTCGGCTCTGTCGAGCGGATCATGGAGATTGCTCTGGGACAGCAGAAGACCGACTTGAGCAGGATCCAGGTCCAGGAATTCGGCTCTTTGTTCCTGGCTCATTTTGTGGATCAACATATCGATCTCGCCCAGATTGTCGATTCGGTCATTCCGCCAAGACCTCGGGAAAAAGGACCGACACTGGGTGAATATTTTTTGTATGCCGCCTTCAACAGAATGATTGAGCCCAGATCAAAGCTGGGACTGCCTGCATGGTACAAGAATCTAGCCGTGCACCAGGTGCGGCCCGTGGACACATCTGCCTTAACCTCGCAGCGCTACTGGGCAAAATGGGACCGGGTCGATCAAGATTCTATTCAAGAAATATCCAAGCTATTCTTCAATAAGATAAATGAGATAGAGCCTATTGATGCCAACTGTTTTCTTTTCGACACAACCAATTATTTCCATTACATGGACAGCAAAACCCCTTCCGAATTATTTGCCCGGGGCAAAAACAAGGAAGGAAAACACTGGCTCCGGCAGATAGGCCTTGCTCTTCTGGTAGCAAGGGATTCACAGATTCCCATTTTCTACCGGGAATATGAAGGCAACTGCCATGACTCCAAACTGTTTAATCGGCTCCTGGATGAGATATTCGCCTCTCTGGAAGCATTGGGCCAGACAAACCCCAAGCTGACCGTGGTTGTGGACAAAGGCATGAACTCAGAGCCCAACATGCAGACCATAGACCAGCAGCAGGGGCTCGAGTTTATCACCACCTACTCCCCGGCCTTTGCCGAGGAATTGATACGCAAGGACATAAAATTCTTCGCCCCGGTGGATACGCCAAAAAACAGGGAACTGGCAGCCAAGGACCAAGAAGACGATCAAATGGTGGCCTGGCGCACAACCGGGCAGTACTGGGGAGGACTGCGCACAGTGGTGGTCACCTACAACCCCAGAACAGCCGCCAAGCAGAGGTACAATTTTGAAAAAAAGCTGCGACGTCTGCAAAACGGCCTTTTCGAGATCCGCTCCAAGGTCAGGGGCGGCAGAAAAAACTGGACCACCAAGCATCAAGTTCTTCACTATTACAAGGAACTCTGCGATTCCCTATACATACCGAAAGACCTCTACGACCTTGACTTCAGGACCTCGAATAATAAGCTCCAGTTGTATTTCCGCAAGAATCACTACCGGATAAACAAACACATAGCCAGGTTTGGAAAGAACATTATCGTGACCTCTCATCACGACTTGTCTACCGATGATATCGTCAAAGCCAGTCTTGACCGGTATCAAGTCGAAAACGCCTTTCGGCAGACAAAGGCCGGAGAGTTCGGCAACTTCCGTCCTATGTGGTCACGCGGGACGCGTGAGACCGACTCCAAGATCCGCTGCCACATATTTTCTTGTATTGTAGCCTTAACCTACCTCCGGTTACTTACACTCTGGCTGAACCGGGCCGGGATAGACTGCACACCGGACAGCGCAATGCAGTCCATGCGCAATCTGTCTAGCTGCCTGTGCTGGCACAGCGGCAAGCGAAAACCGATTCGCATGATCGAGGAGCCGGACCCGGAACAGGCTGCAATTCTGGCTGTCCTTGGCCATCAGGTAGAGAATGGGGTCTTACACGCAGTGCGTCCATAA
- a CDS encoding helix-turn-helix domain-containing protein: MKHNTDNILSVVHETAKGLHEAGVMDKMTMRDFDAVCLHPLKAYRPEDIRQIRMQCQVSQSVFAAYLNVSKTAVVSWESGKKKPSPTAVKLLDIIERKGLDSVA, from the coding sequence ATGAAACATAATACCGACAACATATTGTCTGTAGTCCATGAAACAGCTAAAGGCTTGCATGAAGCAGGGGTTATGGACAAAATGACCATGCGGGATTTCGATGCTGTATGCTTACATCCTCTGAAAGCGTATCGACCAGAGGATATTCGACAAATACGTATGCAGTGTCAGGTAAGCCAATCTGTTTTTGCCGCCTATCTTAATGTCAGCAAAACAGCAGTAGTCAGCTGGGAATCTGGAAAGAAAAAACCAAGTCCTACTGCTGTCAAGCTGCTTGATATCATAGAGAGGAAGGGATTGGATAGTGTGGCATGA
- a CDS encoding STT3 domain-containing protein, with amino-acid sequence MNDRSRVILCLGIFLITYALTLGLRLYEAPAWDNPALSIQGEKLLATHDAYYWLAGAKDTSKNPDAALAQITGWVHALTGMQYGNLAFWLPVFVAPLAVIPLILLGRHWRLEEGALTAGVLTAGCLGFVLRTRLGFYDTDILALFFPLLVYVLLIMLFTPWLRSGWFQGKEVIKELSQENRMRFLLQSVGAGLIGMAYMWFYPNAGAVLLTSLGALVLCILVLAPSWRQTGWLIIGLLMFLGLSLGGPVSWLGVAALFWILQRKVEWLSTGKGLKWALIALGCIVVIDANILGMIWSGVMKVLGYAKIFSTDIRREGDLNLPMVVQSIREAQNIDWGGIIYRVAGHWAVFAAGLLGFGYVLYSYPLALIFVPVLGMSLFSFTLGNRFTMYGGAVLGVGLGFGLSLLLLRLHIRKSLRVVVQLALCLVVLLPTLEVAFGLSPAPILPKPYAQTFLELKEKTPDNARLWPWWDYGYAGQYYAERITFGDGGKHRGDILYPAAKVHMTHSPLQARQMMQYITLSQREEFAANSTKYKNMNEFWKPYLADPVAGLEDMGPEGAREFVRSLADKEYDWPEDLPPQYLVLSWENLRLAYWISFYGSWDLVSGQADPGRIQQVRGEVNFDLDKGHMELEGGTLELSGLDVVDHEDPKHFTWDNDTGIYALLNRITSELYLMDEKIYNSMMVQMLIRNPSRFEANFELTVDNYPWNRAYRAKN; translated from the coding sequence ATGAACGACCGCTCACGCGTAATCCTCTGCCTCGGTATCTTCCTCATTACCTATGCCCTAACTTTGGGCCTGCGCCTGTATGAAGCACCGGCCTGGGACAATCCAGCTTTGAGTATTCAGGGCGAAAAGCTGCTGGCCACCCACGATGCCTATTACTGGTTGGCAGGAGCCAAAGATACCAGCAAAAATCCAGATGCGGCCTTAGCTCAAATCACAGGATGGGTCCATGCCCTGACCGGCATGCAGTACGGCAATCTGGCCTTCTGGCTCCCGGTCTTTGTCGCTCCCCTGGCCGTGATTCCTCTCATTCTCCTTGGCCGACACTGGCGGCTGGAGGAAGGGGCCTTAACTGCCGGGGTCTTAACCGCCGGATGTCTGGGCTTTGTGCTGCGAACACGCCTTGGCTTTTATGACACGGATATTCTGGCACTCTTTTTCCCCCTGCTCGTCTATGTTCTCTTGATCATGCTCTTCACCCCCTGGCTGCGGTCGGGCTGGTTTCAGGGCAAAGAGGTGATCAAAGAACTCAGCCAGGAAAACAGGATGCGCTTTCTGCTCCAGTCCGTGGGTGCGGGCCTTATCGGCATGGCCTATATGTGGTTTTATCCCAATGCCGGAGCTGTGCTCCTGACCAGTCTGGGGGCTTTGGTGCTCTGCATCCTGGTCTTGGCTCCAAGCTGGCGGCAGACCGGCTGGCTTATCATCGGCCTGCTCATGTTTTTGGGTCTCTCCCTAGGCGGACCCGTCTCTTGGCTGGGCGTGGCCGCGCTGTTTTGGATCCTGCAACGTAAAGTTGAGTGGCTAAGTACGGGCAAGGGGCTAAAATGGGCTCTGATCGCCCTGGGCTGCATTGTAGTTATCGACGCCAATATCTTGGGTATGATCTGGTCCGGGGTGATGAAGGTCCTGGGCTATGCCAAGATATTTTCCACTGACATCAGGCGTGAAGGGGACTTGAACCTGCCCATGGTGGTCCAGAGCATCCGCGAAGCTCAGAACATCGACTGGGGCGGCATCATTTACCGGGTGGCCGGGCACTGGGCCGTTTTTGCCGCCGGGCTGCTTGGATTTGGATATGTGCTGTACAGCTATCCATTGGCCCTGATCTTTGTCCCCGTGCTGGGTATGAGCCTATTCTCCTTTACCCTGGGCAATCGGTTCACCATGTACGGCGGAGCGGTGCTGGGTGTGGGCCTTGGTTTTGGCCTCAGCCTGCTCCTGCTCCGCTTACATATCCGCAAGAGCCTGCGGGTGGTGGTTCAACTGGCCCTGTGCCTGGTGGTTCTCCTGCCCACGTTGGAGGTGGCCTTCGGACTGAGTCCGGCCCCTATCCTGCCCAAGCCCTATGCCCAGACCTTCCTGGAATTGAAGGAAAAGACGCCTGACAATGCCCGGCTCTGGCCCTGGTGGGACTACGGCTACGCCGGGCAATACTATGCCGAAAGAATTACTTTTGGAGACGGCGGAAAACACAGGGGAGATATCCTGTATCCAGCGGCCAAGGTGCATATGACCCACTCTCCCCTCCAGGCCCGGCAGATGATGCAGTACATCACCCTCAGTCAGCGGGAGGAGTTTGCAGCCAACAGCACCAAGTATAAAAATATGAACGAGTTCTGGAAGCCTTATCTGGCCGATCCGGTGGCCGGGCTGGAGGACATGGGGCCGGAAGGAGCCCGGGAGTTTGTCCGCTCCCTGGCGGACAAGGAATATGACTGGCCGGAGGATCTGCCCCCACAATATCTGGTCCTGTCCTGGGAGAACCTGCGCCTGGCCTATTGGATAAGCTTTTACGGATCTTGGGACCTGGTCAGCGGCCAGGCCGATCCGGGCCGGATCCAGCAGGTCCGGGGGGAAGTGAACTTTGATCTGGATAAGGGGCACATGGAGCTGGAAGGCGGCACCCTGGAGCTCTCCGGACTGGATGTGGTGGATCACGAAGATCCCAAGCACTTCACCTGGGACAACGATACCGGCATCTATGCCCTTTTAAACCGCATCACTAGCGAACTCTACCTCATGGATGAGAAGATTTACAACTCCATGATGGTCCAGATGCTCATCCGCAACCCCTCCCGTTTTGAGGCCAACTTCGAACTCACAGTGGACAACTACCCCTGGAACCGCGCCTACCGCGCCAAAAACTGA